In Sulfurisphaera javensis, a single genomic region encodes these proteins:
- a CDS encoding Piwi domain-containing protein, translating to MKIFHRFSLSDFLLRFGESNVNIHPYYITFYGPFSISSHYDKNISVNRYKKILIICKKENLDSCKSLSNDLKNGLEGNNWRVYKGFNNIFRTNIDFQVVDYDSGNDYDPNKILSVYEDNYESKTFPLIVLPKTARSEIDSIYYRVKANFLNPELGELSSPTQIVTTDTLKNSSIYIWSLLPMAIQLFVKMGGVPYSLAQSPVTKERTLSGKISLHIIGLGLSRDPLNNKNYVGYVSVFDSYGVWVFGDSNVLDSNNVPTSFGEIISRYIKDIASKSSVQDHIVIIHYSGKELGRDDDEKIRKAIQEAKNSLGSRVIIFVLKINYSDLVLIDDSSEYQGKSGENSWYPPIGLTIKLKNNVYALSTTGTFKISNQQTKANIFRGLPTLLLVSRHIELENESNLDESNLDDLTLIRTVFAMARLNYVSVQNPMLKEPITTRYSREIAYLTSRVFRVSEKTLPENVKKVMWFI from the coding sequence ATGAAAATTTTTCATAGATTTTCATTATCAGATTTCTTATTAAGATTTGGTGAAAGCAATGTAAATATTCATCCATACTACATTACATTCTATGGCCCTTTTTCAATCTCATCACATTATGATAAAAATATCAGTGTAAATAGATATAAAAAGATATTAATAATCTGTAAAAAGGAGAATTTAGATTCATGCAAATCGCTAAGTAATGATTTAAAAAATGGACTAGAAGGTAATAATTGGCGAGTTTACAAAGGATTTAACAATATTTTTAGAACTAATATAGATTTTCAAGTAGTTGATTATGATTCTGGAAACGATTATGATCCTAATAAGATTCTATCAGTATATGAGGATAATTATGAGTCTAAGACTTTTCCTTTAATTGTCCTTCCTAAGACTGCAAGAAGTGAAATAGATAGTATATATTATAGGGTGAAAGCAAATTTCCTCAATCCAGAACTAGGCGAACTTTCGTCCCCTACCCAAATAGTAACAACGGATACTTTAAAGAACAGTTCCATTTATATATGGTCGCTTCTGCCTATGGCAATCCAATTGTTTGTAAAGATGGGCGGGGTGCCTTATTCTCTGGCTCAAAGTCCAGTAACTAAGGAGAGAACATTGAGCGGGAAAATCTCTCTTCATATTATCGGGCTAGGTTTATCTAGAGATCCGTTAAATAATAAGAATTATGTTGGTTATGTTTCAGTTTTTGACTCTTATGGTGTATGGGTATTTGGGGATAGTAATGTTCTCGATTCGAATAACGTACCAACTAGTTTTGGTGAAATAATTTCTAGATATATTAAAGATATTGCAAGCAAGTCTAGTGTACAAGATCATATAGTCATTATTCATTATTCAGGAAAGGAACTAGGAAGAGATGATGATGAAAAAATAAGAAAAGCTATTCAAGAGGCAAAGAATTCATTAGGTTCAAGAGTAATCATATTCGTTTTGAAAATAAATTATTCAGACCTTGTGTTAATTGATGATTCTAGTGAATATCAAGGTAAGTCTGGAGAAAATTCATGGTATCCACCTATAGGATTAACTATTAAATTGAAAAATAATGTTTATGCTCTAAGCACTACTGGAACTTTTAAGATTTCGAATCAACAGACGAAGGCTAACATATTTAGAGGATTACCTACACTTTTGTTAGTATCTAGGCATATCGAACTAGAAAATGAAAGTAATCTTGATGAAAGTAACCTTGATGATCTTACTTTAATTAGGACTGTTTTCGCAATGGCTAGACTTAATTATGTATCAGTTCAAAATCCTATGCTAAAGGAACCAATAACTACTAGGTACTCAAGAGAAATAGCTTATTTAACATCTAGGGTTTTTAGGGTTAGTGAGAAGACTCTACCAGAAAATGTTAAAAAAGTAATGTGGTTTATATAA
- the coaBC gene encoding bifunctional phosphopantothenoylcysteine decarboxylase/phosphopantothenate--cysteine ligase CoaBC, with translation MSHPSKKIIGEISSELSNKKIVVGVTASVSIYRTIDLVRTLMRLGAEVKVIMSKDATKLISPSMFEWATGSPVVTKLTGEIEHVTLAEDFDAYVIAPATANTISKISNGIADTTVTITALNFIGLKKPVILVPAMHLPMYFSPQMVSNLNKLRELGVIVIEPFLVRDVAHYPDIDYLASYISTLLLRGKDLEGYKIVVTAGPTREYLDPVRFISNPSSGTMGVAIANEAYFRGADVVLVHGPLSSHLKPYVKKKVSVETTNEMANEVEKFVKEGYNIVILAGAPADYKFKNTSSSKIDSHVEVPKIELEKTIKISSVIRKYNVFLVGFAAETVNDDSELIEKAKLKKERHGFDIIIANNASRRDIAFSSDYNEVIVIGKNFVKKINKNYKTIIAREILDIVKQEYKTK, from the coding sequence ATGAGTCATCCGTCAAAAAAGATCATAGGCGAGATATCCTCAGAGCTTTCTAACAAAAAGATTGTTGTAGGCGTAACTGCAAGTGTTTCCATTTATAGGACTATTGATTTAGTAAGGACATTAATGAGACTAGGTGCCGAAGTTAAAGTTATTATGAGTAAGGATGCTACAAAGTTAATTTCTCCTTCTATGTTTGAATGGGCAACTGGTAGCCCAGTTGTTACTAAGCTTACTGGCGAAATAGAACATGTTACTTTAGCGGAGGATTTTGATGCTTATGTAATAGCTCCAGCAACAGCAAATACAATAAGTAAAATTTCTAATGGTATTGCAGATACTACTGTAACAATTACAGCTTTAAACTTCATTGGGCTTAAAAAGCCAGTAATATTAGTTCCTGCTATGCATTTGCCAATGTATTTTTCTCCTCAAATGGTTAGTAATTTAAATAAACTAAGAGAACTTGGGGTAATAGTAATAGAACCATTCTTAGTCAGAGACGTTGCTCATTATCCTGACATAGATTATCTTGCAAGTTATATTTCGACTTTATTACTTAGGGGAAAAGATTTAGAAGGATATAAGATTGTTGTTACTGCAGGTCCGACTAGAGAATACTTAGATCCAGTGAGGTTTATATCAAATCCAAGTAGTGGTACTATGGGTGTTGCAATAGCTAATGAGGCTTATTTTAGGGGTGCTGACGTTGTTCTAGTTCATGGCCCTTTAAGCTCTCATTTAAAGCCATATGTTAAGAAAAAAGTTAGTGTTGAAACTACTAATGAAATGGCTAATGAAGTTGAAAAATTTGTTAAAGAGGGGTATAATATTGTAATTTTAGCTGGCGCACCAGCAGATTATAAGTTTAAGAATACATCTTCTTCTAAAATAGATAGCCATGTTGAGGTTCCAAAAATAGAACTAGAGAAAACAATAAAAATATCTAGTGTAATTAGAAAATATAATGTTTTTCTAGTAGGATTTGCAGCAGAGACAGTAAATGATGATAGTGAATTGATAGAAAAAGCAAAATTAAAGAAAGAAAGGCATGGATTTGACATAATTATTGCCAATAATGCATCTAGGAGAGATATCGCATTTTCCTCAGATTACAATGAGGTCATAGTAATTGGTAAGAATTTTGTTAAAAAGATAAATAAAAATTATAAAACAATAATAGCTAGAGAGATACTTGATATAGTTAAACAAGAATACAAGACTAAGTAA
- the rimI gene encoding ribosomal protein S18-alanine N-acetyltransferase, whose product MEYAEAKKGKEFKVRIARITDIDEIIKINRLALPENYPYYFFVEHLKEYEAAFYVAEVDGQIVGYIMPRIEWGFSNLKQLPSLVKKGHVVSIAVLEPYRRMGIGTALLQASLKAMKEVYGAEEVYLEVRVSNTPAINLYKKLGFKEVKILKHYYADGEDAYLMAAPL is encoded by the coding sequence ATGGAATATGCAGAAGCAAAAAAAGGAAAAGAGTTTAAGGTTAGAATTGCTAGAATTACTGATATTGATGAAATAATAAAAATTAATAGATTAGCTTTACCTGAAAATTATCCATATTACTTCTTTGTTGAGCATCTAAAGGAATATGAAGCAGCATTTTACGTTGCTGAGGTTGATGGACAGATTGTAGGATACATTATGCCTAGAATTGAATGGGGATTTAGCAATTTAAAACAGTTACCTTCACTAGTAAAGAAAGGTCATGTTGTTTCAATAGCAGTACTAGAACCATATAGAAGAATGGGAATAGGTACTGCACTTCTCCAAGCATCGCTAAAAGCTATGAAAGAAGTTTATGGTGCTGAGGAAGTTTATTTAGAAGTTAGAGTAAGTAATACACCAGCAATAAACTTGTATAAAAAATTAGGTTTTAAAGAAGTAAAAATCCTAAAACATTATTATGCCGATGGAGAAGATGCATATTTAATGGCAGCACCTCTTTAA
- a CDS encoding triphosphoribosyl-dephospho-CoA synthase has protein sequence MLKDMLEDYCENISFLLSRASIDEALIDKPGNASRVKDIKSVSFSDLIYSALVMKDFYKEACKMRREKEYFSLYKLLYEAVIESKRLNFNFSIFGTAMQLLPIAYSSLFSLKDTLSKTSQVIKALNKNDSYYFSLTLKELKLSYLGKISNMDYTELKKYDLYSVLLKSAEIDSSVRNMIFDYKYSLEVVEEIKSKGIEEGVVYSFIKILCEIPDGLIFRKYGGFVAIAVSKYACEILHNYSLDLVKKFDEFLTKNNFNPGSTADIIATGIALYYLDEWYKKNSLNYTGTLQRGCDRIS, from the coding sequence ATGTTAAAGGATATGTTAGAAGATTACTGTGAGAATATAAGTTTTCTTCTATCTAGAGCTTCTATTGACGAAGCACTCATTGATAAACCAGGTAATGCATCTAGAGTTAAGGATATTAAGTCGGTAAGTTTTTCCGACCTTATCTACTCAGCGTTAGTCATGAAGGATTTTTATAAAGAAGCATGTAAAATGAGAAGAGAAAAAGAGTATTTTAGTCTGTATAAGTTACTGTATGAAGCAGTAATAGAAAGTAAAAGGCTTAATTTTAATTTCTCGATTTTTGGCACAGCTATGCAATTATTGCCTATTGCTTATTCTTCTTTGTTTTCCTTGAAGGATACTCTTTCAAAAACATCACAAGTTATAAAGGCATTAAATAAGAACGATTCTTACTATTTCTCTTTAACGCTTAAGGAACTAAAATTAAGTTACTTAGGCAAGATAAGTAATATGGATTATACTGAGCTTAAGAAATATGATTTATATTCTGTTCTCCTTAAATCGGCAGAAATCGATAGCTCAGTTAGAAATATGATTTTTGATTACAAATATTCTTTAGAAGTAGTAGAAGAGATTAAATCGAAAGGAATAGAGGAAGGTGTAGTGTATAGTTTTATAAAAATTCTCTGTGAAATCCCAGATGGACTTATATTTAGGAAATATGGTGGTTTTGTTGCTATAGCTGTGTCAAAATATGCATGTGAAATTTTACATAATTATTCTTTAGATTTAGTAAAAAAGTTTGATGAATTTTTAACTAAAAACAATTTCAACCCTGGATCAACAGCAGATATAATAGCTACTGGAATCGCATTATATTATCTTGATGAATGGTATAAGAAGAATAGCCTTAATTACACGGGTACCTTGCAAAGAGGATGTGATCGAATTTCTTAA
- a CDS encoding nucleotidyltransferase produces MGRDYFLDKDIIIGKDGNIYVVYSNINPFGYVYAYLKYIYTGKGIWKGYERALKYYGVHNLLKVNQEFVYEPCYNVSFPIIYESNVLKHLRPEDKIKEVIKSPKNILENIALEIYDKIGVRNIGITGSLLAGISHSSSDIDFVIYGIKDGLDFLNSFNGFERDEDWILETSKNYGISIEDAKELYDLRVRGIYKGVKYSFLFVYPYPLKYCDKVCKNVGEGEIVADISDNTYSIFYPSIVVLDNISLLKGEITPKTLTSYEGIYSMLLFKSKRIHARGMLMECNNGESILIIGDRNVKGYVRRLL; encoded by the coding sequence ATGGGAAGAGATTATTTCCTTGATAAAGACATTATAATAGGAAAAGATGGAAACATTTACGTTGTTTACTCAAACATTAATCCTTTCGGATATGTTTATGCATATTTGAAATATATTTATACTGGTAAAGGAATATGGAAAGGATATGAAAGAGCATTAAAATATTACGGTGTTCATAATCTTTTGAAAGTAAATCAAGAGTTTGTTTATGAACCTTGCTATAATGTTTCTTTTCCTATAATTTATGAATCAAATGTTTTGAAGCATTTAAGACCAGAAGATAAAATAAAAGAAGTTATTAAAAGTCCCAAAAATATCCTAGAAAATATAGCCTTAGAAATTTATGATAAAATAGGGGTTAGGAATATTGGAATCACAGGAAGTCTTTTAGCTGGTATATCTCATTCTTCCTCAGACATAGACTTTGTAATTTATGGGATTAAAGATGGATTGGATTTTCTAAATTCATTTAACGGTTTTGAAAGAGATGAGGATTGGATTCTAGAGACCTCCAAGAACTATGGTATATCAATTGAAGATGCAAAAGAGTTATATGACTTACGTGTTAGAGGAATCTATAAAGGGGTAAAGTACTCATTTCTATTTGTATACCCTTACCCTTTAAAATACTGTGATAAAGTGTGTAAAAACGTAGGAGAAGGAGAAATTGTAGCTGATATTTCTGATAATACATATTCAATTTTTTATCCTTCTATAGTGGTCTTGGATAATATATCTTTACTTAAAGGTGAAATAACTCCAAAAACTCTAACTTCGTATGAGGGTATATATTCAATGTTATTATTTAAGTCCAAAAGGATTCATGCAAGAGGTATGCTTATGGAATGTAATAATGGTGAGAGTATTCTAATTATAGGTGATAGGAATGTTAAAGGATATGTTAGAAGATTACTGTGA
- a CDS encoding DUF1464 family protein, with the protein MKFVGIDPGSKTYGIAIVSEVGLLLSYKEVLTSNIPHYSLSLVREISKERPQIIALPSGHGLPFYKVNKISNREIFLLSLADPEKEGPLRNFIRSSLWLTNAVTIPSVIELESVPTYRKINLIDMGTADKVASAFFYRTLYDSFVLVEAGSNFSAIVVVLNGKIIDGFGGTILPGPSSAGFIDGEVAYLLHKYAKITKDVIYTNGNWERGKELIRIIAEWYSSKYEIPIIVSGKKKHELDFGKKFEVKFKEAAVGSAYIANAIGGGVYRKYLDMLKSSGNAISFVRLKGWEEIISLIKTL; encoded by the coding sequence TTATAAGGAAGTCCTAACCTCAAACATTCCTCATTATTCTCTTTCTTTAGTAAGGGAAATAAGCAAGGAAAGACCGCAGATTATAGCCCTTCCTTCTGGTCACGGTTTACCATTTTATAAGGTAAATAAGATTAGTAATAGAGAGATTTTTCTTTTATCTTTAGCTGACCCAGAAAAGGAAGGACCATTAAGAAACTTTATACGAAGTTCCTTATGGCTTACTAATGCTGTAACAATTCCTAGTGTAATAGAACTTGAAAGTGTTCCAACATATAGGAAAATAAATTTGATAGATATGGGTACTGCTGATAAAGTGGCTTCAGCTTTTTTCTATAGAACTTTATACGATAGTTTTGTTTTAGTTGAAGCTGGTAGTAATTTTTCAGCAATAGTAGTTGTTTTAAACGGTAAGATTATTGATGGTTTCGGTGGTACTATCCTACCGGGTCCTTCATCTGCTGGATTTATTGATGGTGAGGTTGCATATTTATTACATAAATATGCAAAGATTACTAAAGATGTGATTTATACTAATGGAAATTGGGAGAGAGGTAAGGAGTTAATAAGAATTATTGCTGAATGGTATTCATCAAAGTATGAAATACCTATAATTGTTTCTGGAAAGAAGAAACATGAATTGGATTTCGGCAAGAAGTTTGAGGTTAAATTTAAGGAAGCTGCTGTAGGTTCTGCTTATATTGCTAATGCAATAGGTGGTGGAGTTTATAGGAAATATTTAGATATGTTAAAAAGCTCTGGAAACGCTATTTCTTTTGTGAGATTAAAAGGATGGGAAGAGATTATTTCCTTGATAAAGACATTATAA